The following proteins come from a genomic window of Hymenobacter canadensis:
- the hscB gene encoding Fe-S protein assembly co-chaperone HscB, which translates to MPATDYFAFYELPESFQPDEKAIKSKYYALSRQYHPDFHATESPEQQQEVLMLATLNTNAYRTLSDADRRMAYILQRHGLLEEGKQDLPADFLMAVMELNEQLMELEFDSDPTLVSQLESDVNALTHTLETGIEPVLASYDKLPADARPQALQQVRTYYLKKRYLLRIQESLAKFATRS; encoded by the coding sequence ATGCCCGCAACCGACTACTTTGCCTTTTATGAGCTCCCGGAATCGTTTCAGCCGGACGAGAAGGCCATCAAGAGCAAATACTACGCTCTGAGCCGCCAATATCACCCCGACTTCCACGCCACGGAAAGCCCCGAACAGCAGCAGGAAGTGCTGATGCTGGCCACGCTCAACACCAACGCCTACCGCACGCTCTCCGACGCTGACCGCCGGATGGCTTACATTCTGCAGCGCCATGGACTGCTGGAGGAAGGCAAGCAGGACCTGCCCGCTGATTTTTTAATGGCAGTAATGGAGCTGAATGAGCAGCTGATGGAGCTGGAATTCGACTCCGACCCGACCCTTGTCAGCCAGCTCGAAAGCGACGTTAACGCCCTTACGCACACGCTGGAAACCGGCATCGAACCTGTGCTGGCCAGTTACGACAAGCTACCGGCAGACGCTCGCCCGCAGGCACTGCAGCAGGTACGCACCTACTACCTGAAAAAGCGTTACCTCTTGCGCATTCAAGAAAGTCTGGCTAAGTTTGCCACCCGTTCCTGA
- a CDS encoding putative quinol monooxygenase has translation MLIRIVRMTFTPERVPDFLQLFQASEDLIRSMPGCRFLELWQDADQPHVYCTHSHWESAEALNAYRRSALFGQVWPATKALFAAPPLAFSVAPAFPGLSAGSSPQ, from the coding sequence ATGCTGATTCGCATTGTGCGCATGACCTTTACTCCGGAGCGGGTGCCTGACTTTCTGCAGCTATTTCAGGCTTCAGAAGACCTGATCAGAAGCATGCCTGGCTGCCGTTTTCTGGAATTGTGGCAGGACGCCGACCAGCCGCACGTGTACTGTACCCACAGCCACTGGGAATCGGCCGAAGCCCTGAACGCCTACCGTCGGTCGGCTTTGTTCGGGCAGGTATGGCCGGCTACCAAGGCGCTGTTTGCCGCGCCACCGCTGGCCTTTTCTGTTGCACCAGCCTTCCCTGGCCTGAGTGCAGGCAGCAGCCCGCAGTAA
- a CDS encoding SAM hydrolase/SAM-dependent halogenase family protein: protein MGLITFLSDFGYRDHYVAAVKARILQLAPTVPVLDITHAIEPFNIAHALHVLQAVFRDFPAGTVHLVGVNDLGSPRAAWHAASFQGHYFVAADNGLLALLCDGQPDALVALPPPARPTASPTRDLLAPAAVHLAQGGALQDLGPLTTDLYSLLNRQVRLQDHRITGHVVHVDHYGNLITNITRSAVEVIGRDRPCAIHFARETVRSIATHFQDADPGEAVCIFNSQDQLCIGINQGNASELLGLHFDSQVDVRFALDS, encoded by the coding sequence ATGGGGTTGATTACGTTTCTGTCTGACTTTGGCTACCGCGACCATTACGTAGCGGCAGTGAAAGCGCGGATTCTGCAGCTGGCACCCACTGTTCCGGTGCTCGACATCACGCACGCCATCGAACCTTTCAACATCGCCCACGCCCTGCATGTTCTGCAGGCCGTATTTCGTGATTTTCCGGCCGGTACCGTGCACCTGGTGGGTGTCAACGATTTGGGCAGCCCCCGGGCGGCGTGGCATGCGGCCAGCTTCCAGGGCCATTACTTTGTGGCAGCCGACAACGGCCTGCTGGCCCTGCTCTGCGACGGCCAGCCCGACGCGCTGGTAGCCCTGCCCCCGCCGGCCCGCCCCACCGCCTCCCCCACCCGCGACCTGCTGGCGCCGGCCGCCGTGCATCTGGCCCAGGGCGGGGCGCTTCAGGATTTGGGCCCCCTTACCACCGACCTCTACTCGCTGCTCAACCGCCAGGTGCGGCTGCAGGACCACCGCATCACGGGCCATGTGGTGCACGTCGACCACTACGGCAACCTCATTACCAACATCACCCGGTCGGCGGTGGAAGTTATCGGCCGCGACAGGCCTTGCGCCATCCACTTCGCGCGCGAAACCGTGCGTAGCATTGCCACCCATTTTCAGGACGCGGATCCGGGCGAGGCAGTCTGCATCTTCAACAGCCAAGACCAGCTGTGCATCGGCATCAACCAGGGCAACGCGTCGGAGCTGCTGGGGCTGCATTTCGATTCGCAAGTAGACGTGCGGTTCGCGCTAGACAGCTAG
- a CDS encoding PhoH family protein: MVEKVITLENVSLIDFLGPDNQNIRQLAAAFPGSKIISRGNEIKIQGQTLVISRINDILSALIEHYHQYGQITEKTVSQYLSSADEDQQDRVLAASPDVILFGDKGGVIKAKTANQQRLVDAVLKHDLVFALGPAGTGKTYISVALAVRALKNKEVKRIIISRPVVEAGESLGFLPGDMKEKVDPYLRPIYDALEDMLPAEKLKLYLENKTIEIAPLAYMRGRTLNNAFVLLDEAQNTTPSQLKMFLTRMGPSAKVMVNGDRSQVDLPTKQKSGLMQALDILRDVSGIGFVEMSAEDVVRHRLVKQIVLAYDKFDVEAQQEQANQANRPIRQAQPYRRPAGPGSTSTDPSRHPDARREDDGMTALPVNHEQ; this comes from the coding sequence TTGGTCGAGAAAGTCATCACGCTCGAAAACGTGTCCCTGATTGATTTCCTGGGACCCGACAACCAGAATATCCGCCAGCTTGCGGCGGCCTTTCCGGGCAGCAAAATTATTTCACGCGGCAACGAGATTAAGATTCAGGGCCAGACACTGGTTATCAGCCGCATCAACGACATCCTGTCGGCCCTGATTGAGCACTACCACCAGTACGGCCAAATCACGGAGAAAACCGTTTCGCAATACCTGTCTTCGGCCGATGAAGACCAGCAGGACCGTGTGCTGGCGGCTTCGCCCGACGTCATCTTGTTCGGTGACAAGGGCGGCGTCATCAAGGCCAAAACGGCCAACCAGCAGCGCCTCGTGGACGCCGTGCTGAAGCACGACCTAGTATTTGCGCTGGGGCCGGCTGGTACCGGCAAAACCTATATTTCGGTTGCGCTGGCCGTGCGGGCCCTCAAAAACAAGGAGGTGAAGCGCATCATCATCTCCCGGCCCGTGGTGGAGGCCGGCGAAAGCCTCGGCTTCCTGCCAGGCGACATGAAGGAGAAGGTCGACCCCTATCTGCGCCCGATTTACGATGCGCTGGAAGACATGCTGCCGGCCGAAAAGCTGAAGCTGTACCTGGAAAACAAGACCATCGAAATTGCCCCGCTGGCCTACATGCGCGGCCGGACGCTCAACAACGCGTTTGTGCTGCTCGATGAAGCCCAGAACACCACTCCCTCGCAACTGAAGATGTTTCTGACCCGCATGGGCCCCTCTGCGAAGGTGATGGTGAACGGCGACCGAAGCCAGGTTGACTTGCCCACCAAGCAGAAATCGGGGCTGATGCAGGCGCTCGATATTCTGCGCGACGTGTCGGGCATCGGCTTTGTGGAAATGAGTGCCGAGGACGTGGTGCGCCACCGCTTGGTGAAGCAGATTGTGCTGGCCTACGACAAGTTCGACGTGGAAGCCCAGCAGGAGCAGGCCAACCAGGCCAACCGCCCCATCCGGCAGGCGCAGCCCTACCGCCGCCCCGCCGGCCCCGGCTCCACCTCTACCGACCCCAGCCGCCACCCCGATGCCCGCCGCGAGGACGACGGCATGACGGCCCTGCCCGTTAACCACGAGCAGTAA
- a CDS encoding GNAT family N-acetyltransferase, which translates to METARVHRVTSAADLAAALAVRHTVFVLGQNVPATLEQDAHDHTDATHYLALAADNTPCGAARWRPTEKGVKLERFAVLADYRNQQAGAALLRQVLLDVDAAHPAATVYLHAQLPAVRFYERHGFHQLGPQFEEGGLQHYKMVWQRPA; encoded by the coding sequence ATGGAAACTGCGCGCGTACACCGAGTTACTTCCGCGGCTGATCTGGCGGCGGCGCTGGCGGTCCGGCATACCGTATTTGTGCTGGGCCAGAACGTGCCCGCCACGCTGGAGCAGGACGCCCACGACCACACCGACGCCACCCACTACCTTGCCTTGGCGGCCGATAACACGCCCTGCGGCGCCGCCCGCTGGCGCCCCACCGAGAAAGGCGTGAAGCTGGAGCGCTTTGCCGTGCTGGCCGACTACCGCAACCAGCAGGCTGGGGCCGCGCTGCTCCGGCAGGTGCTGCTGGATGTGGATGCCGCGCACCCCGCCGCCACTGTCTATCTGCACGCCCAGCTGCCGGCCGTGCGCTTTTATGAGCGGCACGGCTTTCATCAGCTGGGCCCACAGTTCGAGGAAGGCGGCCTGCAGCACTACAAAATGGTGTGGCAGCGCCCGGCGTAG
- a CDS encoding ComEC/Rec2 family competence protein encodes MLHWASYAFVRLTLALMAGILTCLYFGETLPVLVWPLAGLVGVFLIIQWRMWRHPNPAVADKAGLLALAAVYVAGAAFMQQATESRRPDHLYRFGQKIEFYRAVVDDYTVVRPATYATTVRVSAVRVAGRWQPAVGGIRISVPRDSGVTAPQYGDLWLVRGAPAPSKAPLNPGEFDYRRYLQYHQVYHQQFIHPDQYQRIGIAPPSLLKAAAMRAARVLDGVFRQYVVARREYALASALVLGIKDDIDQETKQAYANTGTTHIMAVSGLQVGLLFGAVSGLLGWLPGRRGPWFRLLTALLGLAVIWSYAFLTGLSASVLRAAVMFTFIIVARASQRQTNMFNTLAVAAFCLLCYDPYLLCDVGFQLSFLAVISIVYLQPRIGAWLDVKNYFLEKQRPWQPKPVQKAWKATSWTLDKVWQATALSLAAQVATFPLGLFYFHQFPLSFLFSNLVAVPISSGAVYVGLALLALKGIVALVGLLSSGLGQALDVVPQAVAWVFEKMIWLFNEYIFWIGRTMPGALISGIHVTAPQAWLVFGIILTLLAFFRLKKLVWLGLACLLMGSFAGSRVWAAHRLAPDEQLIVYSIPRRSVLGFWQGAAAHIVSADSLPLTETERTYRIVPGIIQREARAVSYHTRWRGSSVPALADTAAQPGMVLAVWRGVRVALVSGPLAGARRPVPAEVVVLRRNARVWPEDLAAVFSPAAIIVFDSSCKSWYVESMRKRLQPIGWQLHDVAMQGAFVWQVGSIDAPNR; translated from the coding sequence ATGCTCCACTGGGCCTCCTATGCATTCGTGCGCCTGACGCTGGCATTGATGGCCGGCATCCTCACCTGCCTGTATTTCGGCGAAACGCTGCCCGTGCTGGTGTGGCCGCTGGCGGGGCTGGTGGGCGTGTTCCTGATAATCCAGTGGCGCATGTGGCGCCATCCCAACCCCGCTGTGGCAGATAAGGCCGGTTTGCTGGCGCTGGCGGCGGTGTATGTGGCCGGGGCCGCCTTCATGCAGCAGGCCACTGAGTCGCGCCGGCCCGACCACCTCTACCGCTTCGGGCAGAAAATCGAATTCTACCGGGCCGTGGTGGACGACTACACGGTGGTGCGGCCGGCCACCTACGCTACCACCGTGCGGGTGTCGGCGGTGCGGGTGGCCGGGCGGTGGCAGCCAGCGGTGGGCGGCATCCGGATATCGGTGCCGCGCGACTCGGGCGTGACGGCCCCGCAGTACGGCGACCTGTGGCTGGTGCGCGGCGCGCCCGCGCCCAGCAAAGCCCCGCTCAACCCCGGCGAGTTCGACTACCGGCGTTACCTGCAGTACCACCAGGTCTACCATCAGCAGTTCATTCACCCCGACCAGTACCAGCGCATCGGCATAGCGCCGCCCAGCCTGCTGAAGGCGGCGGCCATGCGGGCTGCCCGCGTGCTCGATGGGGTGTTCAGGCAATACGTGGTGGCCCGGCGCGAATATGCGTTGGCGTCGGCGCTGGTGCTGGGCATCAAGGACGACATCGACCAGGAAACCAAGCAGGCCTACGCCAATACTGGCACCACCCACATCATGGCCGTGTCGGGGCTGCAGGTGGGGCTGCTGTTCGGGGCCGTATCGGGGCTGCTGGGGTGGCTGCCGGGGCGGCGGGGGCCGTGGTTCCGGCTGCTGACAGCGCTGCTGGGGCTGGCCGTAATCTGGAGCTACGCCTTCCTGACGGGGCTGTCGGCGTCGGTGCTGCGGGCGGCGGTGATGTTCACGTTCATCATTGTGGCGCGGGCCTCGCAGCGGCAAACCAACATGTTCAACACGCTGGCCGTGGCGGCTTTCTGCCTGCTCTGCTACGACCCCTATCTGCTTTGCGACGTAGGGTTTCAACTGTCGTTTCTGGCCGTTATCAGCATCGTGTATCTGCAGCCGCGCATCGGGGCTTGGCTGGACGTGAAGAACTACTTCCTGGAAAAACAGCGGCCCTGGCAGCCGAAACCGGTGCAGAAGGCCTGGAAAGCCACCAGCTGGACGCTCGACAAAGTCTGGCAGGCCACGGCGCTGTCGTTGGCGGCGCAGGTGGCCACGTTTCCGCTCGGGCTGTTCTATTTCCACCAGTTTCCGCTCAGCTTCCTGTTTTCCAACCTGGTGGCCGTGCCCATTTCCAGCGGCGCGGTGTACGTGGGGCTGGCTTTGCTGGCTCTGAAAGGGATTGTAGCCCTGGTCGGGCTGCTGTCGTCGGGGCTTGGGCAGGCGCTGGATGTGGTGCCGCAGGCGGTGGCCTGGGTGTTCGAGAAGATGATCTGGCTGTTCAACGAGTACATCTTCTGGATCGGGCGCACCATGCCCGGGGCGCTGATTTCCGGCATTCACGTTACGGCGCCGCAGGCCTGGCTGGTGTTCGGCATCATCCTGACACTGCTGGCCTTTTTTCGGCTGAAAAAGCTGGTCTGGCTGGGGTTGGCCTGCCTGCTGATGGGCAGCTTTGCCGGCAGCCGCGTGTGGGCCGCCCACCGCCTCGCCCCCGACGAGCAGCTCATTGTATACAGCATTCCGCGGCGGTCGGTGCTGGGCTTCTGGCAGGGCGCGGCGGCCCACATCGTCAGCGCCGACTCGCTGCCGCTCACCGAAACCGAGCGTACCTACCGCATCGTGCCGGGCATCATTCAGCGTGAGGCCCGGGCCGTCAGCTACCATACCCGCTGGCGCGGGTCGTCGGTGCCGGCCCTGGCCGACACGGCCGCGCAGCCCGGGATGGTGCTGGCCGTGTGGCGTGGCGTGCGGGTGGCTTTGGTGAGCGGGCCGCTGGCCGGTGCCCGGCGCCCGGTGCCGGCCGAGGTGGTGGTGCTGCGCCGCAACGCCCGGGTGTGGCCCGAGGATCTGGCGGCGGTTTTTAGCCCGGCCGCCATAATCGTGTTCGATTCTTCCTGCAAATCCTGGTATGTGGAATCGATGCGAAAAAGGCTGCAACCTATTGGTTGGCAGCTACATGATGTGGCGATGCAGGGCGCATTCGTCTGGCAGGTAGGGTCCATTGACGCGCCAAACCGCTAG
- a CDS encoding enoyl-CoA hydratase/isomerase family protein, with protein MDNMPTQELEALRFIRYEAADAIGYITLNRPDKRNALSADMVTELKLAFEYADDDDACKVVVLRAEGPAFCAGADLAYIQELQGFGYTDNLADSTHLMQLFHQIYTLKKVVIAQVQGHALAGGCGLVTVCDFAFSVPEARFGYTEVKIGFLPAIVSVFLLRKVGEARTKQLLLTGDVLPAARALELGLLTAVVEPAELAAHVYAFARRLCVENSTQSMEITKEMLARLPEMPLEDSLRYAAQLNAEARGSVDCRRGIAAFLAKEKISWDN; from the coding sequence ATGGATAACATGCCCACGCAAGAGTTGGAGGCCCTGCGCTTCATCCGCTACGAGGCGGCTGATGCCATCGGCTACATCACCCTCAACCGCCCCGATAAACGCAATGCCCTCAGCGCCGACATGGTGACGGAGCTGAAGCTGGCGTTCGAGTATGCCGACGACGACGACGCCTGCAAAGTGGTGGTGCTGCGCGCCGAAGGCCCGGCTTTCTGCGCCGGCGCCGACCTGGCCTATATTCAGGAGCTGCAGGGTTTCGGCTACACCGATAACCTGGCCGATTCCACGCACCTGATGCAGCTGTTTCACCAGATCTATACCCTCAAGAAGGTAGTGATTGCGCAGGTGCAGGGCCACGCGCTGGCCGGCGGCTGCGGCCTCGTCACGGTCTGCGACTTCGCGTTCAGCGTGCCTGAGGCCCGGTTTGGCTACACCGAGGTGAAAATCGGGTTTCTGCCGGCCATTGTGAGCGTGTTTCTGCTGCGCAAAGTAGGAGAGGCCCGCACCAAGCAGCTGCTGCTCACCGGCGATGTGCTGCCCGCCGCCCGGGCCCTGGAGTTGGGGCTGCTCACCGCCGTGGTGGAGCCCGCCGAGCTGGCCGCGCACGTGTATGCCTTCGCCCGCCGCTTGTGCGTCGAGAACTCCACGCAAAGCATGGAAATCACGAAGGAGATGCTGGCGCGCCTGCCCGAAATGCCTTTGGAAGACAGCCTGCGCTATGCTGCCCAGCTCAACGCCGAGGCTCGTGGCTCTGTTGACTGCCGCCGGGGCATTGCGGCTTTCCTGGCCAAGGAAAAGATCAGCTGGGATAACTAA
- a CDS encoding sterol desaturase family protein — protein MTTLDAFAISATTFLGMEFVAWFMHRFVLHGPLWFLHRSHHVRHPHRFERNDFFFLFYGSLSALLIIYGAPEKDWRFWMGVGIAAYGTLYFFVHDVLIHGRMRFWRKSRNTYLRALNMAHKMHHKANTRDGSEEFGLLWVSPKYFELAVRRPAPTRTLRPRAVSTMEEKEGGR, from the coding sequence ATGACGACGCTGGACGCCTTCGCCATTTCGGCAACTACTTTTCTGGGCATGGAATTCGTTGCGTGGTTCATGCACCGTTTCGTGCTGCACGGGCCGTTGTGGTTTCTGCACCGGTCGCACCATGTGCGGCACCCGCACCGCTTCGAGCGCAACGATTTTTTCTTTCTATTCTACGGTTCGCTGTCGGCGCTGCTCATCATCTATGGCGCGCCCGAGAAGGACTGGCGCTTCTGGATGGGCGTGGGCATTGCTGCCTATGGTACGCTCTATTTCTTTGTGCACGATGTGCTGATCCACGGACGGATGCGTTTCTGGCGCAAGTCGCGCAATACGTATCTGCGGGCCCTGAATATGGCCCACAAGATGCACCACAAGGCCAATACCCGCGACGGATCCGAAGAATTCGGGCTGCTGTGGGTGTCGCCGAAATATTTTGAGCTGGCTGTGCGCCGGCCCGCGCCCACCCGCACATTGCGGCCCCGGGCAGTATCCACCATGGAAGAAAAAGAAGGAGGCCGTTAG
- a CDS encoding MerR family transcriptional regulator: MGHFSISDLEQLSGIKAHTIRIWEQRYGILRPVRTATNIRTYCDDDLRRLLNVATLCSRGYRISKVAQLSEQEMEQAVIACNDDANNYCQQVHALMAAMLAMDEVQLNQLLNGSIRRMGFEAAVLHIVYPFMQRIGVMWQAGSVNPAHEHLVTHLLRQKIMAATDSLPAVRPADVRRWVLFLPEGEMHELALLFMNFALRSRGHHVLYLGQNLPIDGLAEVCQMYQPHTVCTVLTAVPDRTQLQEFVEELRQVCASATVLLYGPVAQAESVVLPPHMVRLQMMTDFLAFADQMQEAVAEPA, translated from the coding sequence GTGGGACATTTTTCCATCAGTGACCTGGAGCAACTCTCCGGGATTAAGGCACACACCATCCGCATCTGGGAGCAGCGCTACGGCATTCTGCGGCCCGTGCGCACCGCCACCAACATCCGCACCTACTGCGACGACGACCTGCGCCGCCTGCTAAACGTGGCCACGCTCTGCAGCCGCGGCTACCGCATTTCCAAAGTAGCCCAGCTTAGTGAGCAGGAAATGGAGCAGGCGGTCATTGCCTGCAACGACGACGCCAACAACTACTGCCAGCAGGTGCACGCCCTGATGGCCGCCATGCTGGCCATGGACGAGGTGCAGCTCAATCAGCTGCTCAACGGCTCCATCCGGCGGATGGGCTTCGAGGCGGCCGTGCTGCACATTGTGTACCCGTTCATGCAGCGCATCGGTGTGATGTGGCAGGCCGGCAGCGTCAATCCTGCCCACGAGCATCTGGTGACGCACCTGCTTCGCCAGAAGATAATGGCCGCCACCGACTCGCTGCCCGCCGTCCGGCCGGCCGATGTGCGCCGCTGGGTGCTGTTTCTGCCCGAAGGCGAGATGCACGAGCTGGCCCTGCTCTTTATGAATTTTGCGCTCCGGTCGCGCGGCCATCATGTGCTGTACTTGGGCCAGAACCTGCCGATTGACGGGCTGGCCGAGGTGTGCCAGATGTACCAGCCGCATACCGTCTGCACGGTGCTCACCGCCGTGCCCGACCGTACCCAGCTGCAGGAGTTTGTGGAAGAGTTGCGGCAGGTATGTGCCAGCGCCACAGTACTGCTCTACGGCCCCGTAGCCCAGGCAGAGTCGGTGGTGCTGCCCCCGCACATGGTGCGTCTGCAGATGATGACCGATTTTCTGGCTTTCGCTGACCAGATGCAGGAGGCAGTGGCCGAGCCGGCGTAA
- a CDS encoding sigma-70 family RNA polymerase sigma factor, with protein sequence MTSLEFTNQVQKISYSLKPVAMNLTRDADDAKDLVQETLLKALLNKDKFKAGTNLKAWLYTIMRNTFINNYNKITKRNSNIDSTEYFQYFNTDENYITHNGATSDFVVTDINQAIASLSADYRTPFMMYYIGYKYLEIAEKLQIPIGTVKNRIHIARKELKDALKVYAPGV encoded by the coding sequence ATGACCTCACTGGAATTCACCAACCAAGTACAGAAGATTTCCTATTCGCTGAAGCCCGTGGCGATGAACCTGACCCGCGACGCCGATGATGCCAAAGACCTGGTACAGGAAACTTTGCTCAAAGCGCTGCTCAACAAGGACAAGTTCAAGGCTGGCACCAACCTCAAGGCGTGGTTGTACACCATCATGCGCAACACGTTTATCAACAACTACAATAAGATAACGAAGCGCAACAGCAATATTGATTCCACGGAGTACTTCCAGTACTTCAACACCGACGAAAACTATATCACCCACAACGGAGCTACCTCCGACTTCGTAGTAACGGATATCAACCAGGCCATTGCCAGCCTGTCGGCTGACTACCGGACGCCGTTCATGATGTACTACATCGGCTACAAGTACCTGGAAATTGCGGAGAAGCTGCAAATCCCGATAGGAACCGTCAAAAACCGCATTCACATTGCCCGCAAGGAGCTCAAGGATGCGTTGAAGGTATACGCCCCCGGCGTGTAG
- a CDS encoding phytoene desaturase family protein: MSKHVLVIGSGFAGLSAATSLAQRGYRVTILEKNEGPGGRARVFRTQGFTFDMGPSWYWMPDIFEQYFARFGRKVSDYYNLVRLDPSYQVIFKGPEAVDIPAAMSELRQLFERYEPGSAARLDEFLRQAAYKYKVGIGKFVHMPGRSLLEFADPRLLVDAVRLDLLQSMHKHVRKFFTHPRLLELVEFPILFLGATSENTPALYSLMNYADLAMGTWYPMGGMHKIVEGMVKLAQEQGVTLEYNQEVQQIVVENGRATGVQTATGFRAADVVVAGADYHHAEQHLLAPQWRHYDEAYWNKRTMAPSSLLFYLGVNRRVDKLRHHNLFFDEDFSLHAEEIYKDPKWPSRPLFYVSAPSQTDSSVAPDGCENLFLLIPVAPDLPDPEETREHYYHLIMDRLERHCGHSIRDAVVYKRSYAHQDFQQDYHSYKGNAYGLANTLRQTAILKPSLKSNKVSNLYFTGQLTVPGPGVPPSLISGQVVAVEVEKENPVSLRAERSNLSAATPAPTLTDKPF, translated from the coding sequence GTGAGTAAACACGTTCTGGTTATCGGCTCCGGTTTTGCGGGCCTCTCGGCGGCCACTTCGCTGGCGCAGCGCGGCTACCGCGTCACCATCCTGGAAAAGAACGAGGGCCCCGGCGGCCGGGCCCGCGTGTTCCGCACCCAGGGCTTCACCTTCGATATGGGGCCGAGCTGGTACTGGATGCCCGATATCTTCGAGCAGTATTTTGCTCGCTTCGGCAGGAAGGTGAGCGACTACTACAACCTGGTGCGGCTGGACCCGTCGTACCAAGTGATTTTCAAAGGCCCCGAGGCCGTGGACATCCCGGCGGCCATGAGCGAGCTGCGGCAGCTGTTTGAGCGCTATGAACCCGGCAGCGCCGCCCGCCTCGACGAGTTCCTGCGTCAGGCGGCCTACAAGTACAAGGTGGGCATCGGCAAGTTTGTGCACATGCCCGGCCGCTCGCTGCTGGAGTTTGCTGATCCGCGCCTGTTGGTGGATGCCGTCCGGCTGGATCTGCTGCAGAGCATGCACAAGCACGTCCGCAAGTTCTTCACGCACCCGCGGCTGCTGGAACTGGTGGAGTTCCCGATTCTGTTTCTGGGCGCTACCTCCGAAAACACGCCCGCCCTCTACTCGCTCATGAACTACGCCGACCTGGCGATGGGCACCTGGTACCCGATGGGCGGCATGCACAAGATTGTGGAAGGCATGGTGAAGCTGGCCCAGGAGCAGGGCGTGACGCTGGAATACAACCAGGAAGTGCAGCAGATTGTGGTGGAAAACGGCCGCGCTACCGGCGTGCAGACCGCCACCGGCTTCCGTGCGGCCGATGTGGTGGTGGCCGGCGCTGACTACCACCACGCCGAGCAGCACTTGCTGGCCCCTCAGTGGCGCCACTACGACGAAGCCTACTGGAACAAGCGCACGATGGCGCCCTCCTCGTTGCTGTTTTACCTGGGCGTAAACCGGCGCGTCGACAAGCTGCGCCACCACAACCTGTTCTTCGATGAGGATTTCAGCCTCCACGCCGAGGAAATCTACAAAGACCCCAAGTGGCCCAGCCGGCCGCTGTTCTACGTGTCGGCGCCCTCCCAGACTGACTCTAGCGTAGCGCCCGATGGCTGCGAAAACCTGTTCCTGCTGATTCCGGTGGCCCCCGACCTGCCCGACCCGGAAGAAACCCGGGAGCACTACTACCACCTCATCATGGACCGGCTGGAGCGCCACTGCGGCCACAGCATCCGCGACGCCGTGGTGTATAAGCGCAGCTACGCCCACCAGGATTTTCAGCAGGACTACCACAGTTATAAAGGCAACGCCTACGGCTTGGCCAACACCCTGCGCCAGACAGCCATTCTGAAACCTTCGCTCAAGAGCAATAAGGTCAGCAACCTGTATTTTACGGGCCAGCTCACCGTGCCCGGCCCCGGCGTGCCGCCCTCGCTCATTTCGGGGCAGGTAGTGGCAGTGGAAGTGGAGAAGGAGAACCCTGTGTCATTGCGAGCGGAACGAAGCAATCTTTCCGCTGCCACGCCCGCCCCGACCCTCACCGACAAGCCCTTTTAA